The Engystomops pustulosus chromosome 1, aEngPut4.maternal, whole genome shotgun sequence genome has a window encoding:
- the GPX4 gene encoding phospholipid hydroperoxide glutathione peroxidase GPX4 isoform X1 → MLKALFVGAGRLGVLGGVCGRRAMTLLQACVIALWLIDVSQCAQVDDWKNAKTIYEFSATDIDGNVVSLEKYRGNVCIIVNVASKUGKTPVNYTQLVQLHAKYAEKGLRILGFPCNQFGKQEPGDESQIKDFAASYKVEFDMFSKIDVNGDGAHPLWKWMKTQPKGRGTLGDGIKWNFTKFLIDREGQVVKRYSPMDDPVTIEKDLPNYL, encoded by the exons ATGTTGAAAGCGCTGTTTGTTGGTGCAGGGCGGCTCGGAGTGCTTGGCGGAGTTTGCGGCAGGAGAGCCATG ACTCTCCTCCAAGCCTGTGTAATAGCTCTGTGGCTCATTGATGTGTCTCAG TGTGCTCAGGTGGACGACTGGAAGAATGCCAAGACTATTTATGAGTTCTCCGCTACGGATATCGATGGCAATGTAGTGTCCCTCGAGAAATACAG GGGCAATGTCTGCATCATTGTAAATGTAGCCTCCAAATGAGGAAAAACGCCTGTAAACTACACTCAGCTAGTCCAACTTCACGCCAAATATGCTGAGAAAGGTTTACGCATCCTTGGGTTTCCTTGCAACCAGTTTGGAAAACAG GAACCAGGTGATGAATCTCAAATAAAAGACTTTGCTGCATCATACAAGGTGGAATTTGATATGTTCAGCAAGATTGATGTCAATGGAGATGGTGCACATCCTCTGTGGAAATGGATGAAGACACAACCCAAAGGGAGGGGTACCTTGGGAGA tGGCATTAAGTGGAATTTTACAAAG TTCCTTATTGACCGAGAGGGTCAAGTGGTTAAGAGATACAGCCCCATGGATGATCCAGTT ACCATAGAAAAAGATCTTCCAAATTACCTGTAA
- the GPX4 gene encoding phospholipid hydroperoxide glutathione peroxidase GPX4 isoform X2 yields the protein MLKALFVGAGRLGVLGGVCGRRAMCAQVDDWKNAKTIYEFSATDIDGNVVSLEKYRGNVCIIVNVASKUGKTPVNYTQLVQLHAKYAEKGLRILGFPCNQFGKQEPGDESQIKDFAASYKVEFDMFSKIDVNGDGAHPLWKWMKTQPKGRGTLGDGIKWNFTKFLIDREGQVVKRYSPMDDPVTIEKDLPNYL from the exons ATGTTGAAAGCGCTGTTTGTTGGTGCAGGGCGGCTCGGAGTGCTTGGCGGAGTTTGCGGCAGGAGAGCCATG TGTGCTCAGGTGGACGACTGGAAGAATGCCAAGACTATTTATGAGTTCTCCGCTACGGATATCGATGGCAATGTAGTGTCCCTCGAGAAATACAG GGGCAATGTCTGCATCATTGTAAATGTAGCCTCCAAATGAGGAAAAACGCCTGTAAACTACACTCAGCTAGTCCAACTTCACGCCAAATATGCTGAGAAAGGTTTACGCATCCTTGGGTTTCCTTGCAACCAGTTTGGAAAACAG GAACCAGGTGATGAATCTCAAATAAAAGACTTTGCTGCATCATACAAGGTGGAATTTGATATGTTCAGCAAGATTGATGTCAATGGAGATGGTGCACATCCTCTGTGGAAATGGATGAAGACACAACCCAAAGGGAGGGGTACCTTGGGAGA tGGCATTAAGTGGAATTTTACAAAG TTCCTTATTGACCGAGAGGGTCAAGTGGTTAAGAGATACAGCCCCATGGATGATCCAGTT ACCATAGAAAAAGATCTTCCAAATTACCTGTAA